One Glutamicibacter mishrai genomic window carries:
- a CDS encoding sodium:solute symporter — protein sequence MEFINGTIVALYLAAMLAFGWWGKSRTKNSSDYLVAGRRLGPFLYTGTMAAVVLGGASTVGGVGLGYKWGISGMWLVVAIGAGVILLSVFFAPTLQKLKVFTVSQMLSLRYGSAAATNTSGIVMLAYTLMLCATSTSAYATIFVVLFGWEKWVAIAIGGAIVVVYSTIGGMWSITLADQVQFIIKTIGIFALMLPFSMHAAGGLDGIRERVDAEFFSFTGIGLQSIITYFVVYTLGLLIGQDIWQRVFTAKTPKVARWGGMTAGIYCIFYGAAGALIGMAAKVALPEIAGAADNKDVVYAEVATQLLPVAVGGLVMAAAVAAMMSTASGALIAAATVARTDVTPFVASWFGKQIQVNSNENPEHDVRANRIWVMVLGVVTVTLAILVDDVVAALTIAYDILVGGLLVAIIGGLLWKRGNGVGATASMAAGSLVTLGTMIILEIQAENKFDGVYANEPIYYGLIASAVAFIIVSLLTKTTDRQVIEHWNLRVAGKAQDAPVNATAQGPTL from the coding sequence ATGGAATTCATCAATGGGACCATTGTCGCGTTATATCTCGCCGCAATGCTCGCGTTCGGATGGTGGGGCAAGTCCCGCACCAAAAACAGCAGCGATTATCTAGTCGCCGGCCGCCGCCTCGGCCCGTTCCTCTACACCGGGACCATGGCCGCCGTCGTGCTTGGCGGCGCCTCCACCGTGGGCGGTGTGGGTCTGGGATACAAATGGGGCATCTCAGGCATGTGGCTCGTGGTCGCCATCGGCGCCGGCGTCATTCTCCTTTCGGTGTTCTTCGCGCCAACCCTGCAGAAGCTCAAGGTCTTCACCGTCTCGCAGATGCTCAGCCTGCGTTACGGCAGCGCAGCGGCTACCAACACCTCCGGCATTGTCATGCTGGCCTACACGCTGATGCTCTGTGCAACCTCCACCAGTGCCTACGCCACCATCTTTGTGGTGCTCTTCGGCTGGGAAAAGTGGGTAGCCATCGCCATTGGCGGTGCGATCGTGGTGGTCTACTCGACCATCGGCGGCATGTGGTCCATTACCCTTGCGGACCAGGTCCAGTTCATCATCAAGACCATCGGCATATTCGCGCTGATGCTCCCATTCTCCATGCACGCAGCTGGCGGCCTGGACGGCATCCGCGAACGCGTGGATGCTGAGTTCTTCAGCTTCACCGGCATCGGCTTGCAGTCGATCATCACCTACTTCGTGGTCTATACCCTCGGCCTACTCATCGGCCAGGACATCTGGCAGCGCGTCTTCACCGCCAAGACTCCCAAGGTAGCTCGCTGGGGCGGCATGACTGCTGGCATCTACTGCATCTTCTACGGCGCAGCAGGTGCCCTGATCGGCATGGCCGCAAAGGTAGCACTGCCTGAGATCGCGGGCGCAGCGGACAATAAGGACGTCGTTTACGCAGAGGTCGCAACGCAGCTGCTGCCAGTAGCTGTGGGCGGTCTGGTGATGGCCGCGGCTGTTGCCGCCATGATGTCCACCGCTTCGGGCGCATTGATCGCCGCCGCCACCGTGGCACGCACCGACGTGACTCCATTTGTGGCTAGCTGGTTCGGCAAGCAGATCCAGGTCAACTCGAATGAGAACCCTGAGCACGATGTTCGCGCCAACCGCATCTGGGTCATGGTTCTAGGCGTCGTCACGGTCACCTTGGCCATCCTGGTGGATGACGTGGTTGCCGCATTGACTATCGCATACGACATTCTGGTGGGCGGTTTGCTGGTGGCTATCATCGGCGGCCTGCTGTGGAAGCGCGGCAACGGTGTTGGGGCTACGGCCTCCATGGCTGCCGGCTCCCTGGTAACCCTGGGCACGATGATCATCTTGGAGATCCAGGCCGAGAACAAGTTCGATGGCGTCTATGCCAACGAACCTATCTACTACGGCCTGATCGCTTCGGCAGTAGCGTTCATTATTGTTTCGCTGCTGACCAAGACCACAGACCGACAAGTGATTGAGCACTGGAACCTGCGCGTTGCTGGCAAGGCCCAGGATGCCCCTGTGAACGCAACGGCACAAGGGCCTACGCTCTAG
- a CDS encoding thiamine pyrophosphate-dependent enzyme — translation MSENAQGLTKKSAGHVIVDTLAAHGVERAYVVPGESYLDVLDGLHNSSIETVVCRHEGGATYMAEAEGKMHQRPGIAMVTRGPGAANAHVGLHTAWQDSTPLVLFVGLIPFEHREKEAFQEFDPKAWFGTGAKRVMILDHADRASEVVAEAMFAAMSGRPGPVVVGLPEDVIRNEISAELHPEIPVATGGMTVTDWKALNTALQEADKPLFIFGGNDWSPQGAADFTRWLEEHDLPAAAEWRCEGTVPFNSPSYVGPIGYGRPKPTYDLLEETDLLIFVGTVPGDVITDGFNVRQNWEKKNFLVTIDPSLRGRSGPVSHQVVAKPDVFVRDLLLMDLPVKDSWKEWTSRMRGEQEKFAALPTPVPADGPAKMATLMSNLVNALPEDAMVTFGAGEHTNWAHRYFPTNGYASMLSARNGSMGYSIPSAVAASLNYPGRRVVTIAGDGEFLMNGQELATATQYGATPLVVIMDNQQYGTIRTHQERQYPDRVSGTQLQNPDFALMAQSFGGYGVRVEKDADVPAALEAALKAIDENKTFALIHLIVEQGVKAY, via the coding sequence ATGAGTGAAAATGCCCAAGGTCTGACAAAGAAGTCAGCCGGACATGTCATTGTCGATACACTTGCCGCGCACGGCGTTGAACGAGCCTACGTTGTTCCGGGCGAAAGCTACTTGGATGTCCTCGATGGGCTGCACAACTCATCCATTGAGACCGTCGTATGCCGCCACGAAGGCGGAGCTACCTACATGGCTGAAGCCGAAGGAAAAATGCACCAGCGTCCCGGCATCGCCATGGTGACCCGAGGACCGGGCGCCGCCAACGCACACGTCGGGCTGCACACCGCCTGGCAGGACTCCACTCCACTGGTGCTTTTTGTCGGCCTGATTCCTTTTGAGCACCGTGAAAAGGAAGCCTTCCAGGAATTCGACCCGAAGGCCTGGTTCGGCACCGGAGCCAAGCGCGTGATGATCCTGGACCATGCGGACCGCGCCAGTGAAGTAGTCGCAGAGGCGATGTTCGCAGCCATGTCCGGCCGTCCCGGCCCCGTGGTGGTTGGCCTCCCGGAAGACGTCATCCGCAACGAGATTTCTGCCGAACTGCACCCGGAAATTCCGGTTGCCACCGGCGGCATGACCGTGACGGACTGGAAGGCGCTGAACACCGCCCTGCAGGAGGCGGACAAGCCGCTGTTCATTTTCGGCGGCAACGACTGGTCGCCGCAGGGCGCAGCCGATTTCACCCGCTGGCTCGAAGAGCATGACCTCCCGGCCGCTGCCGAATGGCGTTGCGAAGGCACCGTTCCATTCAATTCGCCTTCCTATGTCGGCCCCATCGGCTACGGCCGCCCCAAGCCAACCTATGACCTGCTGGAAGAAACAGATCTGCTGATCTTCGTTGGAACCGTTCCAGGCGACGTGATCACCGACGGCTTCAATGTCCGTCAGAACTGGGAGAAGAAAAACTTCCTGGTCACCATCGACCCATCCTTGCGCGGTCGCTCCGGTCCGGTTTCGCATCAGGTCGTGGCCAAGCCCGACGTATTTGTCCGCGACCTGTTGTTGATGGACTTGCCCGTGAAGGACTCCTGGAAAGAATGGACCTCGCGGATGCGCGGCGAGCAGGAGAAATTCGCAGCGCTGCCAACCCCGGTACCTGCCGACGGGCCAGCCAAGATGGCAACCCTGATGTCGAACCTGGTCAATGCATTGCCTGAAGACGCCATGGTCACTTTTGGCGCTGGCGAGCACACCAACTGGGCCCACCGCTACTTCCCGACCAACGGATATGCCTCGATGCTCTCCGCGCGCAATGGCTCCATGGGATACTCCATTCCATCGGCAGTGGCTGCTTCGCTGAATTACCCAGGGCGCCGAGTGGTGACCATCGCAGGTGACGGCGAATTCTTGATGAACGGCCAGGAACTGGCCACGGCAACACAATACGGCGCCACGCCGCTGGTGGTCATCATGGACAACCAGCAATACGGCACCATTCGCACCCACCAGGAACGCCAGTACCCCGATCGTGTTTCCGGCACTCAGCTGCAGAATCCTGATTTCGCCTTGATGGCACAGTCCTTTGGCGGCTACGGAGTCCGGGTCGAAAAGGACGCCGATGTTCCAGCGGCCCTGGAAGCCGCATTGAAGGCTATCGACGAGAACAAGACCTTTGCGTTGATCCACCTGATCGTGGAGCAGGGCGTCAAGGCCTACTAA
- a CDS encoding polysaccharide deacetylase family protein, with amino-acid sequence MSRQLSRWSMLAMALLGATSAASCSATTGAEPQAQSPSQSASEQVDCSVQRCVALTFDDGPDQFTDELLDTLKATETPATFFLIGSKVQKLPGTLQRMAAEGHQIGSHTWDHSDITKLSAQQLKQQLDRTDAAIKKATGQSPSVFRPPLGHHDKAHNQLVPYPLVLWDIHTHDGRLKNSEKIVKVTMDTVQPGSIILMHDPRKTTVQAIPEMVSQLRAKGYTPVTVDQLFAGEMEDSVVYSSAPLDPAQQ; translated from the coding sequence ATGAGCCGACAACTTTCCCGCTGGAGCATGCTTGCCATGGCGCTGCTGGGCGCTACAAGTGCCGCGTCCTGCTCTGCCACCACCGGGGCGGAGCCGCAGGCCCAATCCCCCAGCCAGTCCGCCAGCGAACAAGTTGATTGCTCCGTGCAGCGCTGCGTCGCGCTCACATTTGATGATGGCCCGGACCAGTTCACCGATGAGTTGCTGGATACCTTGAAGGCCACCGAAACCCCTGCCACGTTCTTCCTCATCGGAAGCAAGGTCCAGAAGCTCCCTGGCACGCTCCAGCGCATGGCAGCTGAAGGCCACCAGATCGGCAGCCACACCTGGGACCATTCGGATATCACCAAGCTGTCAGCCCAGCAGCTGAAGCAACAGCTGGATCGCACGGATGCCGCCATCAAAAAGGCGACAGGGCAGAGCCCCAGCGTTTTCCGTCCGCCGCTAGGACATCACGACAAGGCGCACAATCAGCTGGTCCCTTACCCACTGGTGCTTTGGGACATCCACACCCATGATGGGCGGCTGAAGAATTCCGAAAAGATCGTGAAGGTCACGATGGATACCGTCCAGCCGGGCTCCATCATCCTGATGCACGATCCTCGCAAGACCACCGTCCAAGCCATTCCCGAAATGGTGTCGCAGCTGCGAGCCAAGGGCTATACCCCGGTAACCGTGGACCAGCTCTTCGCCGGGGAAATGGAGGATTCCGTGGTGTATTCATCGGCGCCGCTCGATCCCGCGCAGCAGTAA
- a CDS encoding SRPBCC family protein has product MAGAKQDNCLTPAFFCPNLLKAIPIHPWECNDSGMRQFSVFESTVLIHLPVHRVWELLTDWAAAPLWIHGIGSMHSDDPELKVGTNLVYRVSGHERVYRVHKLIDNRLLILHTSENPDGLSYRYDLKDDAGYTEVVLQVAIINPDLSVEQCEELAANVRESEGDKLDQLRLYAEQAP; this is encoded by the coding sequence GTGGCCGGCGCCAAACAGGACAACTGTTTGACGCCGGCTTTTTTCTGCCCGAATCTTCTGAAAGCTATTCCCATTCACCCATGGGAGTGCAACGATTCCGGTATGAGGCAGTTCAGTGTTTTTGAAAGCACCGTTCTCATTCATCTTCCGGTGCACCGCGTCTGGGAATTGCTAACCGACTGGGCAGCAGCTCCCTTGTGGATCCATGGGATTGGTTCCATGCATTCAGATGACCCCGAATTGAAGGTGGGCACCAATCTGGTCTATCGGGTCTCCGGACATGAACGCGTCTATCGCGTCCATAAACTCATCGACAATCGATTGCTCATTCTCCACACCTCAGAAAACCCGGATGGCCTGTCCTATCGGTATGACCTGAAGGACGACGCCGGATACACCGAAGTGGTATTGCAAGTGGCGATCATCAATCCTGATTTGAGCGTGGAACAGTGCGAGGAACTCGCTGCGAACGTTCGCGAAAGCGAGGGGGACAAGCTGGATCAGCTGCGTCTTTATGCTGAACAAGCGCCTTGA
- a CDS encoding HPr family phosphocarrier protein: MAERKAIIGSRVGLHARPAAIFAEAAAELPVEVTIALEGEPADEAMDASSILSLMGLGAEHGTTVVLRAEGEGAEAALDQLVTILETDHDAE; encoded by the coding sequence ATGGCAGAACGTAAAGCAATCATCGGCAGCCGCGTCGGCCTGCACGCCCGCCCGGCGGCCATCTTCGCCGAAGCAGCAGCAGAGCTTCCGGTAGAGGTCACCATCGCCCTGGAAGGCGAGCCAGCGGACGAGGCCATGGACGCTTCGAGCATCCTCTCGCTGATGGGCCTGGGCGCTGAGCACGGCACCACCGTGGTCCTGCGTGCCGAGGGCGAAGGCGCAGAAGCTGCCCTTGACCAGCTGGTCACCATCTTGGAGACCGACCACGACGCTGAGTAA
- a CDS encoding MFS transporter: MSALKTSALRLIKPFAIRDYALLASALVFSTFAAGMWSVAMVYQVRRLDGGPVELSMVATANAVGLLCFVLFGGIMADRHSCRRIVLLVETFSFALMSITAILAISGALELWHLMVAGFFMGAASAFFYPSYSALLPKMLPSDQLLAANGLEGTVRPVVHTALGPMAAGFLVAALSPAHAIIGVALVHFSALLMLRRIPNRDAYNAAAVADGEAKPGIVRQLREGVGYTVRTRWLLWTLLFSVISVFTFIGPFEVLLPFIVSDNLHGDAKLFSFALAFFGVGSALGSLLIASAKFPRRYLSLMTACWCLGTLPLAMVGYVDEAWMLFIILLAFGITDAVGMVIWGTLLQRRVPSRLLGRISSLDFFVSLALMPLSMAVAGPLTQVLSLQSIFVIAGLASPVFGIIAWWAGKFARDEVEHPLVDEPLPVTER, encoded by the coding sequence ATGAGCGCGCTCAAGACCTCCGCGCTGCGCCTCATCAAGCCCTTCGCCATCCGCGATTACGCCCTGCTGGCCAGCGCCCTTGTTTTCTCGACCTTTGCCGCGGGCATGTGGAGCGTGGCCATGGTCTACCAGGTACGCAGGCTGGATGGCGGACCGGTAGAACTGTCCATGGTCGCGACCGCCAACGCCGTGGGCCTGCTGTGCTTTGTGCTGTTCGGCGGCATCATGGCCGACCGGCATTCATGCCGTCGCATTGTGCTGCTGGTGGAGACCTTTTCCTTTGCCCTGATGAGCATCACCGCGATTCTCGCAATTTCCGGTGCACTGGAACTATGGCACCTGATGGTGGCCGGATTCTTCATGGGTGCCGCATCAGCATTCTTCTACCCGTCCTACTCTGCGCTGCTGCCCAAGATGCTGCCCAGCGATCAGCTTCTGGCCGCCAACGGGCTGGAGGGAACCGTGCGCCCCGTGGTGCATACCGCGCTGGGCCCCATGGCCGCAGGCTTCCTCGTCGCCGCGCTGTCACCGGCCCACGCCATCATTGGCGTGGCCTTGGTGCACTTCTCTGCTTTGCTGATGCTACGCAGGATCCCCAACCGGGATGCCTACAACGCCGCAGCGGTCGCTGACGGCGAAGCGAAACCGGGCATTGTCCGCCAATTGCGTGAGGGAGTCGGCTATACCGTGCGCACCCGCTGGCTGTTATGGACCCTGTTGTTTTCGGTCATCTCCGTATTCACCTTCATCGGCCCCTTCGAAGTGCTCTTGCCTTTTATCGTCAGCGACAACCTGCATGGCGATGCGAAACTTTTCAGTTTTGCATTGGCGTTCTTCGGCGTCGGATCAGCGCTGGGTTCATTGCTGATTGCCTCGGCTAAATTTCCGCGCCGCTATCTGAGCCTGATGACCGCTTGCTGGTGCCTGGGCACCTTGCCCTTGGCCATGGTTGGCTATGTTGATGAAGCATGGATGCTGTTCATCATCCTCTTGGCCTTCGGCATCACCGACGCGGTGGGCATGGTCATCTGGGGAACGCTCTTGCAGCGCAGGGTGCCCAGCCGGCTGCTGGGCCGGATTTCCAGCCTCGACTTCTTCGTTTCGCTGGCACTGATGCCGCTGTCCATGGCGGTCGCAGGACCCCTTACCCAGGTTCTGAGCCTGCAATCGATATTCGTCATCGCGGGCCTCGCCTCGCCGGTCTTCGGAATCATCGCTTGGTGGGCTGGAAAGTTCGCTCGAGACGAAGTGGAACATCCGCTGGTGGATGAGCCTTTGCCCGTAACCGAGAGGTGA
- a CDS encoding tetratricopeptide repeat protein, protein MEFDVLYTRISHHLATGRETEAISLLKDNLNEYQQVAEFWMLYSACHLNLEQWDEAEGTARAALGLNPEHPVAGEQLAVALSRLRRRDEALATIQQVIAVEPEYARGHHLLGMILLGNVQNNDERILARQATEHALMLEPENPDFYQGAALAADMAGDQRSALRHLEAGLRIDPHHQGLLRSAGSIEKGHKIVGDHGQLLRGMLASDPMNEKLHEDYAENFLAKQAVYANRWWLFIPLLAAISSFGVGASLPVLLIAIALVSVCAGLFAWWNIATYRKSEKSLPAGYIKDIHARFPSLPKAARAYQISWAAALIGAIAGCIAPMAGAIMMILGAAAGRAGAALIFREISGPPEDRQDPEERRIHLVRLSGGYAAGFWKRVLLVLAHLILFGVCMAHPSQLAAVPLGSAGLGLLVIGAVLAYCQFRLGFKDNAFAYGLAVSSSAKSRGFALLRGNLGGLYFIAVHLVFGLIAFAVSLSLLGGVPQPSEDSGGPVEDGPGGPVELTPEQLDQLTKSPVPKLDDFSFSPMPELPDVPSLDQ, encoded by the coding sequence ATGGAATTTGACGTCCTCTACACCAGAATCAGCCACCACCTGGCGACCGGCAGGGAAACCGAAGCCATCAGCCTGCTCAAGGATAATCTCAACGAGTATCAGCAGGTTGCCGAATTCTGGATGCTCTATTCGGCCTGCCATCTGAACCTGGAACAGTGGGACGAAGCCGAAGGCACCGCACGGGCGGCGCTAGGTCTGAACCCTGAACATCCAGTAGCCGGAGAACAGCTGGCGGTTGCGCTCTCCAGGCTGCGCCGCCGCGATGAAGCCTTGGCGACGATCCAGCAGGTCATTGCCGTGGAACCGGAGTATGCCCGTGGCCATCACCTGCTGGGAATGATCCTGCTGGGAAATGTGCAGAATAATGACGAGCGGATCCTGGCCCGCCAGGCCACCGAACATGCGCTGATGCTGGAGCCGGAAAACCCTGACTTCTATCAAGGCGCTGCACTTGCAGCCGATATGGCCGGGGACCAGCGCAGCGCGTTGAGGCACCTCGAAGCAGGACTGCGCATCGACCCGCATCATCAGGGCCTATTGCGTTCAGCTGGAAGCATTGAAAAAGGCCACAAGATCGTGGGGGACCACGGCCAACTGCTGCGCGGCATGCTGGCCAGCGACCCCATGAATGAAAAGCTGCACGAGGACTACGCAGAGAACTTCCTCGCCAAGCAGGCGGTTTATGCGAACCGCTGGTGGCTGTTCATTCCTCTTCTTGCGGCCATCTCCTCTTTCGGGGTTGGCGCCAGCTTGCCGGTTCTCCTTATTGCCATTGCGTTGGTGTCAGTTTGCGCCGGGCTCTTTGCCTGGTGGAATATCGCCACCTACAGGAAGAGCGAGAAGTCCCTCCCAGCTGGATATATCAAAGATATCCATGCCCGTTTTCCGAGCCTGCCCAAAGCCGCCCGCGCGTACCAGATCAGCTGGGCCGCAGCCCTCATCGGAGCGATTGCAGGTTGCATTGCCCCGATGGCGGGAGCAATCATGATGATTCTTGGTGCCGCGGCGGGCCGGGCAGGTGCGGCGCTGATTTTCCGCGAGATTTCGGGTCCTCCGGAAGATCGCCAGGATCCTGAAGAACGCCGGATACACCTGGTGCGCCTGAGCGGTGGATACGCTGCTGGGTTCTGGAAACGTGTCCTCTTGGTATTGGCTCATCTGATTCTTTTTGGCGTGTGCATGGCGCATCCAAGCCAGCTGGCCGCAGTGCCCCTGGGGTCGGCAGGACTTGGCCTCTTGGTCATCGGCGCAGTCCTGGCCTATTGCCAATTCCGTTTGGGATTCAAGGACAACGCCTTCGCGTACGGGCTCGCAGTGAGCTCCTCTGCAAAATCGAGGGGATTCGCCTTGCTCCGAGGCAACCTTGGTGGACTGTACTTCATTGCCGTGCATTTGGTGTTCGGGCTCATCGCCTTCGCAGTGTCCCTCTCGCTGCTCGGTGGCGTCCCTCAGCCCTCGGAAGATTCCGGCGGCCCGGTGGAAGATGGGCCTGGCGGGCCGGTCGAGTTGACGCCCGAACAGCTTGACCAGCTGACCAAATCACCTGTACCGAAGCTCGACGACTTCAGCTTTTCACCTATGCCTGAACTGCCTGATGTCCCTTCTCTGGATCAGTAA
- a CDS encoding TIGR00730 family Rossman fold protein, with product MPEQITVSAVIIRNEAGQALIVRKRDTTLFMFPGGKPELGESAIDAAVREVSEELGVNLNPALLRLVGTFTAPAANEAGHSVQATVFEHPLVPIGEPLAEIEELQWTDPAAQLDELAPLLKDVVFPALLAGPRMIQTLAVFTGSASGKSPVYEQAAEDFARTVADSGRAIVYGGGRVGLMGIIADAARKAGGEVYGVMPQVLVDGELAHPGLTSLEVVADMHARKHRMSELADGFVALPGGAGTLEELFEVWTWQQLGIHAKPVALLDVDGFWQPLLSMLDHMTDQGFLAPQFRDSLVVASEPQALLDALSSWQAPAAKWSAGSNN from the coding sequence ATGCCAGAACAGATCACCGTCAGCGCCGTCATCATCAGAAACGAAGCGGGACAGGCTCTGATAGTTCGCAAACGAGATACAACGTTATTCATGTTTCCCGGTGGCAAGCCAGAACTCGGGGAGTCGGCTATTGACGCGGCGGTGCGTGAAGTAAGCGAAGAGCTGGGCGTCAATTTGAATCCAGCATTGTTGCGACTCGTTGGGACCTTCACTGCCCCGGCAGCCAATGAAGCCGGGCATAGCGTTCAAGCCACCGTATTTGAACATCCTCTGGTGCCGATTGGTGAGCCGCTGGCTGAAATCGAAGAGTTGCAGTGGACCGACCCTGCAGCGCAATTAGATGAGCTTGCCCCGTTGCTCAAAGACGTGGTCTTTCCGGCGTTGCTCGCTGGCCCACGAATGATCCAGACTTTGGCAGTGTTCACCGGCTCGGCTTCGGGCAAGTCACCTGTGTATGAGCAAGCGGCAGAAGACTTCGCACGTACCGTTGCCGACTCAGGGCGAGCCATCGTTTATGGCGGCGGACGCGTGGGTTTGATGGGAATAATTGCTGATGCGGCGCGCAAGGCTGGTGGCGAGGTTTACGGTGTCATGCCACAGGTCCTGGTTGATGGCGAACTGGCGCATCCGGGGCTAACAAGCCTCGAAGTTGTTGCGGACATGCATGCACGCAAGCACCGCATGTCGGAACTAGCCGATGGCTTTGTCGCGCTGCCCGGTGGTGCCGGAACCTTGGAAGAGCTCTTTGAAGTATGGACCTGGCAGCAGCTGGGAATCCATGCGAAACCAGTAGCCCTTCTGGACGTCGACGGATTCTGGCAGCCTCTGCTGAGCATGCTGGATCACATGACTGATCAGGGATTCCTGGCCCCACAGTTTCGTGACTCGTTGGTGGTGGCCAGTGAACCACAGGCGCTTTTGGACGCTCTGTCCTCATGGCAGGCGCCGGCGGCCAAATGGAGCGCAGGATCTAACAACTAA
- a CDS encoding ATP-binding protein, translated as MNDPLIASLLRAVEAAPEEHELRLHLAQQLHQANRAAEALAHINIVVQKDPGNTAALQLLGQVSAALMGGAREEPTPEPASEPAPATPQSTEQPGFDWEAAAQQFEQSVPAPFAEPEIQMGESTETVAPVEPAGQRITLADVGGLQNVKDRLNESFLAPMRNAAIAKAFGKSLRGGLLLYGPPGCGKTFVARAVAGELQANFMAVTMTDILDSHIGETEKNIKAIFEKARSNSPTVLFLDEVDALGLRRGSLTGSASWLRQMVNQLLMEMDSLSSNNDGLYVLAATNHPWDLDEALLRPGRLDRTVLVTAPDLPARESILRYHLERRPIAGIDLKWIAEQTDGFSGADLEHLCTTAAEKAMMQSIERNEVLPVDMAHIRTAMKEVKPSTLPWLESARNVVRFSNENGRYDELADYLVARKLL; from the coding sequence ATGAATGATCCCCTGATCGCCAGCCTCTTGCGTGCCGTCGAAGCGGCGCCAGAGGAACACGAATTGCGCCTTCATCTGGCCCAGCAACTGCACCAAGCCAACCGAGCGGCTGAAGCTCTGGCGCATATCAATATCGTGGTCCAAAAAGACCCCGGAAATACCGCGGCCTTGCAATTGCTCGGCCAAGTCAGCGCAGCACTCATGGGCGGCGCGAGGGAAGAACCAACTCCCGAACCGGCTTCAGAACCGGCTCCAGCCACGCCACAAAGCACCGAGCAGCCAGGCTTTGACTGGGAGGCGGCGGCGCAGCAATTCGAGCAGTCCGTGCCAGCGCCCTTTGCAGAACCGGAAATCCAGATGGGCGAGAGCACGGAAACCGTCGCCCCGGTAGAACCGGCGGGCCAGCGCATCACCCTGGCCGATGTAGGCGGCCTTCAGAACGTGAAGGACCGGCTCAACGAATCGTTCCTGGCGCCGATGCGCAACGCCGCCATCGCCAAGGCCTTCGGCAAGTCCCTGCGCGGCGGGCTTCTTCTCTATGGCCCTCCGGGTTGCGGCAAGACCTTTGTGGCACGTGCTGTGGCTGGTGAGCTCCAAGCCAACTTCATGGCGGTCACCATGACCGATATCCTCGATTCGCACATCGGAGAAACCGAAAAGAACATCAAGGCCATCTTCGAAAAGGCCCGCAGCAATTCGCCAACCGTTCTCTTCCTTGATGAGGTTGATGCCCTGGGCCTGCGCCGTGGGTCTCTGACTGGCAGCGCCTCGTGGCTACGCCAGATGGTCAACCAGCTTCTCATGGAGATGGATTCGCTCTCCTCGAACAATGATGGGCTCTACGTACTGGCCGCAACCAACCATCCGTGGGATCTGGATGAGGCGTTGCTGCGTCCTGGCCGCTTGGACCGTACCGTGCTGGTCACTGCGCCGGACCTGCCAGCGCGTGAATCCATCCTGCGCTATCATCTGGAGCGCCGCCCTATCGCCGGAATCGATCTGAAATGGATTGCCGAGCAAACTGACGGATTCTCCGGAGCCGACCTGGAGCATTTGTGCACCACCGCGGCCGAGAAAGCCATGATGCAGTCCATCGAGCGCAATGAAGTGCTGCCCGTGGATATGGCGCATATCCGCACGGCCATGAAAGAAGTGAAGCCATCGACCCTGCCATGGCTGGAATCGGCTCGCAACGTCGTGCGCTTCAGCAACGAGAACGGCCGATACGACGAGCTGGCTGATTACCTGGTCGCCAGGAAACTGCTCTAA